The genomic interval TGTTTAATAAACATAGTGTCTTAAATaccttttggtgtttttttttttttggacacagtcttgctctgtcacccaggttggagcgcagtggcacaatcttggctcactgcaactgctgcctcttgggttcaagcaattctcatgcctcagcctcccaagtagctgggactacaggtgcgcagcatgagccactgtgcctggcctatccaGATCTTTTATAAGCTCCTCATGTGCAACCAAGGAAGGGAACTGCTGATCAAGAAAGATACTCCTATAATATGGTAAATGCAAACTTTAATCAAaacactggctgggtgcagtgactcacacctgtaatcccagcacattgggagggtaaggcaggtggatcacttgaggtcaggagttcaagaccatcctggccaacatggcaaaactccactccagcctggtgacagagcaagattccatctcaaaaaaaaaaaaaaaaaagaggtgggtgccatggctcaagcctgtaatccctgcactttgggaggtcgagatgggtggatcgcctgaggtcaggagttcgagaccatcctggccagcatggtaaaacgccgtctctactaaaaacacaaaaattagcccaatgggggcctttaattccagctgctcggaaaactgaggcaggagaattgcttgaacccgggaggcagaggttgcagtgagctgaaatcgcactattgcactccagcctgggcaacagcaagactctgtttcaaaaaagaaaaaaaaaaaaagatctgcatATGCTGACCCTGTCTTCAGAGGGTGTGATTTAACTGGCCTGTGAAAGAGCCCAGGTACCTTTTCTAGGAGGTAAATTCCTAATATACTGCCAGGGTTGAGAATCATTGCTCTAGATATATCCAGCTATATTTCAAGACAACGTGACAGCTATTTGGATGACATCATTTAATGGGCAGTTGGTTAGTATCACCTTGAAGTATTATATCTTACTGTGTATACAGCTCTAATTGAATGTCTTTATAAGGTCTTGCTGAGTGTAAGTTGTATGCATACAACTGAGGTTTGTATTTCCTTTTCGGTAAGAGTTTGCTGCCTCTTTTGCCACTATTTTTTCGGAAGAGTTAGACTGGTTAATTGTGAGTAAAATAGGGCCAATCATTAGAAATATTCAGTTTAATGAAATTGGAGCAggcccaatttttaatttttctcttcaggACTCATTTTGCTTATGAGAACATGAGGCATGAGAAGTTATTTTGATAATGTTGAAGTTTGTAAAAATAATGAGAAGGCACTAAATAAATAATtggtttattaaaatgaaatgtaattGAAAGTCTGCAAGGACCttggagtaaaaaaaaattgtaattggGAAGTTGATCTGGTGAAATCCTAACTTGCTCTGAGTAACTGTCTTGAAATTTTTAGGCTGTCACCCTTGACCCAAATTTTCTGGATGCTTATATCAATTTAGGAAATGTCTTGAAAGAGGCACGAATTTTTGACAGGTGAGAGaatgttttctttaataaatgttctTGAATCTTTATTGTATTGACACTTGACAGTTTGGACCGAAATGATGACAATGGTCCattgaaatacattttccttttctagtaTGCTGTTGTTCCTTGCCCATGATGTCTGCTGTGTTGCCTTTTATTTATAGGTGTTGTTTGTTGCCTGACTGTTTGTTGTTGGCTTTCCTCAAAGCCATTAATTATCCTTCTCATCAGGAGTTTAGTTGAAACATTTATTATTGTAAAATGGTTGTTTCTTAGACTAAATTATCCTTTGATCTGATTTAGAAAGCACAGTAAATCCTGacttaactttttttgttgtcaGAGGAAAGCCTGTTTTTAATGTGGGAGTAGAAAATTTCTCAGTGTAAAGACACATTTTATAAAGGTGTAATTTTGGTTTGAGGTTAAAATATAATACAGCATGAATTATGTAATTACAATGAgttgatatatttaatataatacagCTTGAATGAGTTGTAACAAACCATCTGTTAAGAATGagttatattttatgtgtgtgtgtgtgtgtgtgtgtttatttacaGAGCTGTGGCAGCTTATCTTCGTGCCCTAAGTTTGAGTCCAAATCATGCAGTGGTGCATGGCAACCTGGCTTGTGTATACTATGAGCAAGGCCTGATAGATCTGGCAATAGACACCTACAGGAGGGCTATTGAACTACAGCCACATTTCCCTGATGCTTACTGCAATCTAGCCAATGCTCTCAAAGAGAAGGGCAGTGTAAGGATTTTTACTCATTCTATCTTTTTGTTATCTGGTAGGATTCAGAGTCTTTTCTGGCCAGGTGTCAAAGGAAAGCCTATTTTTTATGTGGAATAGAACACTCAtacttgtaatgccagcattttgggaggctgagatggaaggatttcttgagcctagaagttcaagaccagcctgggcaacatgatgaaaccctgtctctacaagaaatataaaaattagctgggcatggtggcacacaagtgtagtcccagctccttgggaggctgaggtgggaggatcaattgagtcttgggaggttgaggctgcagtgagccatgattgtgccacacactccagcctgggcaacagagtgaaaccctgtctcaaaaaattacaaaagccaaaaaaacagcaaaaaaggcAAGTCTTTTGTACAAGTATTGAGATGGTATATTGGTTTACTTTAGAGTTTGGGTTGAGGATAAGAATACCAAAAAATATCAATTTTCTGTAGTATTACCAGTCAATAGGCTTAAGAAAGCAATTATAAGAAGAGTATCAGTGGAGGCTTTATGATTCTCTGTAGTTTTTaaagactttgttttgttttctaggtTGCTGAAGCAGAAGATTGTTATAATACAGCTCTCCGTCTGTGTCCCACCCATGCAGACTCTCTGAATAACCTAGCCAATATCAAGCGAGAACAGGGAAACATTGAAGAGGCAGTTCGCTTGTATCGCAAAGCATTAGAAGTATGTGAGGGTGGTGTAGCTGGGTATTTAGTGTGATAGTAGAGGGAAAGCAGTTAACCATTATCCACCTGTTTTGTAAAGATAGTGGTTGAACCATTTAAAAgaggattatttaaaaaaaagaggattaTTCATTGAAATAATAATCGAGTAACTAAGGTATGATGTGAGGTCCTAGGTGACATTCCAGAAAATCCCTGTATTCAGAGTTCATTATTCTATGAATAATATCtgttcaaaaaatttaaacattagccTACAGTTCAGGAGAAGTTACCGATAAGTATACAATTTTAGTGCCTGATGGCTGTATGGTAGTGGTTAGTAGATGTGGTAGGAGTTTAGCAGAGAGAGATTTCAGTGGTATTGGAGTAGTTAGGATAAACTAAGAGGAGAAGAGGTGTACCTCATTATGTTGAAATGAGTTATAAAATAGAGGAAGAGGTAGAATTTCAGAATGAGTAGACTTGGAAAAGAAGAGACAAGTTTAGGGGTGTAAATGTACTTGAGCAAAGTTCTTAAGGTTATGGTGAGTTATTACTGCTGctttttagcaatttttttaaccTCAGTTATGATCTTGATTCTTTATAGGTCTTCCCAGAGTTTGCTGCTGCTCATTCAAATTTAGCAAGTGTACTGCAACAGCAGGGAAAACTGCAGGAAGCTCTGATGCATTATAAGGAGGCTATTCGGTAAGAGACACTAAcagacttattttaaaaattcttttaaatttaaaaatgtttgacatTTGGCACATTGTAGGTGCTAAAATGGCTTTAACAGAATAAGTTAACATTACAATGGGTTAAAGATTTTTGtattagagaaataaaacctTTTGCTTCTCTTTTAGAATCAGTCCCACCTTTGCTGATGCCTACTCCAATATGGGAAACACTCTGAAGGAGATGCAGGATGTTCAGGGAGCCTTGCAGTGTTATACGCGTGCCATCCAAATTAATCCTGCATTTGCAGATGCGCATAGCAATCTGGCTTCCATTCATAAGGTACTACTGTTTAGTATAACGTATGTAACTTAGcacctaaaatttaatttttggaaaCTTTTTACCATCCTGCTTTATTTTCCAGGATTCAGGGAATATTCCAGAAGCTATAGCTTCTTATCGCACGGCTCTGAAACTTAAGCCTGATTTTCCTGATGCTTATTGTAACTTGGCTCATTGCCTGCAGGTAAAGAATAACAGGCCAGCAATTGGCTCTCAGTgttgtaatacatttttaatggttATGTCCCATAACAATCCAAGCCTGACTGGAAACAGTGTTTTTAATAGGCTATCTGACATTGCTTTAGGCCAAAGACATATCAAATATTAAATCCTGGAATGGGGCTTTCTGGATAATAACTTCTTTTTGCTTCCTCTAGATTGTCTGTGATTGGACAGACTATGATGAGCGAATGAAGAAGTTGGTCAGTATTGTGGCTGACCAGTTAGAGAAGAATAGGTTGCCTTCTGTGCATCCTCATCATAGTATGCTATATCCTCTTTCTCATGGCTTCAGGAAGGCTATTGCTGAGAGGCATGGGAACCTCTGCTTAGATAaggtgtgatttttttgttttaatctttttgttgtaAACTAAAACACATTACAGAAAACTGCAAATCAGATCTGTGGCTTAATGATTATAAAGTGAACACCACCCAGGTtgagaaataaaacttttgtGAGCCACTTCAGAGCCCCTTCCATTGTGTCCTGTCTTGAGTATAACCCCCTGCACTTCACAGGACGGAATCCATAACTCCTTAACTTAAACACTAACAGTAGACTGATGGTACTTTTCTTTAAGTTGATAgccataatttgtttttctttttttttttttttgtttctgagacagggtcttgctcggtcgcccaggctggagtgcagtggtacgatcatggctcactgcagcctcgcccTCCCCAAGCTtaggtgatcctcacacctcagcctcccaagtagctgggactacaggcgcatgctaccacacctaattttgtattttttgtagagatgaggttttgctatgttgcccaagctggtcttgaacctctggacTGAAGCGATcagcccaccttgccctcccaaagtgctgggattgtgggtgtgagccaccgcgcctggctagcCATCATGGAGTGCTTGGTATTTTGTATTCACCTTTGAGAATTAGAGCACTACTTGATCAAGGATTGGATCAAAGGTTGGAGAATAGAGTAACTAggtgtaattttttgttttgttttgttttgttttgagacagagtgtctctctcacccaggctggagtgcaatggcgtgatctcagctcagtgcaacctctgtctcccaggttaaagtgattcttgtgcttcagcctcctgagtagctaggattacaggcgtgtgccaccatgcctggctaatttttgtatttttagtagagatggggctttgtcatgttaggctggtcccaaactcctgacctcaggtgatctgcctgccttagcctcccaaagtgctgggattataggcgtgagccactgcaccaggccattattttgtttttagaaaatgtttcccTATAGAGTTTTCTAAAATGCTGGAAGGTTTATCATGCTCTGTTTGTACTGCTTCATATCTACAAGTTTTAGATTTGCTCacactttttgagacagggtcttgctctgttgtccaggctggagtgcagtggcacaatcttggctcactgcaaccttcatctcccgggttcaggtgattcccccacctcatcctcccaggtagcggggactacaggcatgcaccaccacacaacggctaatttttggtgtttttttttttttttcccagtagagatgggattttgccatgttggccaggctggtcttgaactcctaacctcaaacaatccacctgccttggcctcccagagtgctgggatttgcTCATGCCTTTTATAGATCTCAGGAGCAGGTCAAAGTATGAAGCATATTACATAAAGTGCTGAGGTTCCATCTCTCTGGCAATATTAATTAAATGCTCTGGGCAGACCTTTTCCAACAGGTGTGATGTATAGgtttttttcctagattttcgACAGTTTTCCTAGATTCAAATTTATGTGTAGATTTTACTAACAAGCATTGGATTCTGTTGATAGATTAATGTTCTTCATAAACCACCATATGAACATCCGAAAGACTTGAAGCTCAGTGATGGTCGGCTGCGTGTAGGATATGTGAGTTCCGACTTTGGGAATCATCCTACTTCTCACCTTATGCAGTCTATTCCAGGCATGCACAATCCTGATAAATTTGAGGTAAGACTAGTGTTTCTCCAAAATTActatttgtttaaagaaaaaaacccacaatgttGGCTTGTCACCATAAGGCAAGGAAACACCCAGTGTCTTTTGGAAAGATTTGAACTGGAAAGGTTTGAGCCAGTGTTATTAAATATGCCATGTGCTGCCTTTCAGGTGTTCTGTTATGCCCTGAGCCCAGATGATGGCACAAACTTCCGAGTGAAGGTGATGGCAGAAGCCAATCATTTCATTGATCTTTCTCAGGTAGATGAAACTCTCatactttaactttttattttgagcacgTTTAAATAAAACTACTAGCATATAGTTGATTTTTGTAGGTGTTAAATGCTGTAGTACCACATATAGGCAATTGTGTTGATCTTATTTCCTTGGTCATTTATGTTAATCAGCATGGCTTTTGCTGAGGTagcaaatgaaacagaaatgtgTTATGCTTGTGTTTGGACATACAACTTTTCTGGAGATTGAGCCAGCACTTGTGACAGaagatacttaataaatattgagaaaatggTGACTTGGGAGAAGAATAAATaggttttttaaagaaagtagatGAAGTATGGTTCATCAGTTTCCATGGGCCTTTGCCTTTGGTTATCTTTATTTCTGTAGTTGTTCTATTGTCGTATCCTCTCTGAGAGTAAGTTTTATGATAAATTAAGATTGAAACCTGTGGGGGAATTCATTTGCTGAGTATGTAGGCTACAGTTTTTTCTTTGTAGACTATTAGCCACCTTGACAAATAGGGATAATATACTCTttacatagtgtgtgtgtgtacgcatgtatgtacatacacatgcaggtatggtatgtatgcatatatatagaaatatatgtgcgtatgtatatatatgaatcatTGAAGTCCTAGCAGAAAGGTTGTGAGACTTctcattcaataaatagtatGTACCAACAAATTTTGCAGTATAGCTGTTGCTTCAAAAGTATGCCTGGTCATTTTTGATATACAGTTGGATTCTTTGTGACCAAAAAGCATACCTCTTCCTACATCTGAGGTCTTCAGAGACTCACTGCTGATTGCCTACAGTCTAAACTCTTCAGCATAGCTTTTGTAACCTTTCTCTGTTTGCCACAACTTTGTTGATACTTTCACCCACCATTCAACATCATATATACCCATGCCAAATAGAAGTGAATTACTcaccatttttttaattttttttgagatggagtttcgctcttgttgcccaggcttgagtgcagtggcatgatctcggctcactgcaacctctacctcccagattcaagtgattctcttgtctcagcctcccaagtagctgggattacaggtgcctgctatgacaccctgctaatttttgtatttttagtagagatggggtttcatgatgttggccaggctggtcttgaactcctggcctcaggtgatccgctcgccttggcctcccaaagggctggtattacaggcatgtgccaccatgtctggctcccTCACATTTTAGTTCTTTACTCATACTTTTCTCTAATGCGATTGCATTCTGTTAAACTCCTTCAAACTCCTGTTCATCTTTGAAGGCCTAATTAGAATACCAATTctaagctggatgcagtggctgacacctataatcctttgagaggctgaggtgggaggattgcttgaggccagttgGAGACCATCATGGGAAAAGACCCTGtccctaccttaaaaaaaaaaatgcaaatttcagATACCAGTTTCTCCATGAAATGTTGTTACTCATACATTCAAGCCAGAAGTGAACTCTCCTTCCTCTGTGTTCTGTTTCCGTAATGCTTTGGTCCCATTTTAATGGCATTCAACCATATGTGTCCGAATTAATGTAGTTAATTTGTATTCTTATCACTTTTCCATCTGGGAATCTGAATTCTGTTAAATGccattaaaagtaaagaaattgaTCTGAGATTATACAtagtgagtttttattttctattctgtagATTCCATGCAATGGAAAAGCTGCTGATCGCATCCATCAGGATGGAATTCATATCCTTGTAAATATGAATGGCTATACCAAGGGTGCTCGAAATGAGCTCTTTGCTCTCAGGCCAGCTCCTATTCAGGTAAACAGATTAATAGTTATCACTCATATAACATGTATTTGGCTAAGAAGATGGTGATGTGCTTCTTTTCCTACCTCTGGTTAACTGATACTTGAAACTATAGGGcagacatgttttatttttaaacttttttaggTTGTTGAAATACACAGGACAAAAAGAGTGTAGAGCACAATGCTTACAAGTACATGTATATAAAGACATGCAATTCATGGTTGGGTATAAACAGTTTACTCTGTCTTGCAAATTTGAAGAACATTTTAGTATTTTGAAACTTAGTCTAAAATACAGGCCgagaatggtggctcatgcctgtaatcccagcactttgggatgctgaggcaggagaatcacctgaaaccagcagtttgagaccagcaacaAGGCAAAATACCCTCTTgctataagaaattaaaaaaaattagccagtttagTGGTGTGCCCTTGTGATcctagttatttgggaggctgaggtggaatgattgcttaagcctaggagtttgaggctgcagtgagctatcattgtgccactgcactccagcctaggtgacagagtgagactttgtctcttaaaaaactaCTACATTGCTTTCAGCTAAAGAAGTCAGCCTTGCTGGATgtgtggcaagtgcctgtaatcttagctactctggaggctgaggcagaaggatcgcttgagcccaggagtttgaggctgcagtgagctgtgattgcgccactgtactccagcctagggaacagagtgagaccctgtctctagaaaagaGGTCTACACCTAGAAAAGACTCAAGAAAGGAGTTAGaccttcttgtttatttttacttatttaattttggCATGTTtaggttcttttttaaaaaaaaacactttacagTTGacatacaaaaacttgtacatatttaatgtatatgacTTGATGAATTTAGAGATAAGTGTACTGATGAAGGTTCTTAATCAGTTTTTGATCTGATTTTTTTAAGGCAATGTGGCTGGGATACCCTGGGACAAGTGGTGCGCTATTCATGGATTATATTATCACTGATCAGGAAACTTCACCAGCTGAAGTTGCTGAGCAGTATTCTGAGAAATTGGCTTATATGCCCCATACTTTTTTTATTGGCGATCATGCTAATATGTTCCCTCATCTGAAGGTAGGTATGAACCAGTGCTATGGGGGAATTTCAAAGAACTGTAGCTTTTTATTTCCTTGCTGTTACCTGTATAAATCCTAAAAGACATGTCTGAAACTATTTTTTCCATTAGAAAAAGGCAGTCATCGATTTTAAGTCCAATGGGCACATTTATGACAATCGGATAGTTCTGAATGGCATTGACCTCAAAGCATTTCTTGATAGTCTACCAGATGTGAAGATTGTCAAGGTCAGAACCTAGTCAATATTTCAATAACTATCATTGAAATAAAGTTAACTGCATTCAGGATCTTTCCCCTAATGatgcattttgtgtgtgtgtttcttttagaTGAAGTGTCCTGATGGAGGAGACAATGCAGACAGCAGTAACACAGCTCTTAATATGCCTGTTATTCCTATGAATACTATTGCAGAAGCAGTTATTGAAATGATTAACAGAGGACAGATTCAAATAACAATTAATGGATTCAGTATTAGCAATGGACTGGCAACTACTCAGGTGAGAAGATAATACACGATTATATGTCCCACCAACTTtgcatttatttcctttaaacCTCATGATAACTGTAGGAGgatacacatagaaagaaacgaccagtattagcctttctaaaaatataccaaaaagtaaagagcatcaacataaagaagaatttacatcaatgaatggataaaacagccagttaacatcaaatggcagtgatcctaaatttaaattgactaaatcccccaatcaaaagatacagccaaaacccaacggtatgctacatccagacccatttcacatgcaaggatacacaaagactcaaagggatggagaaagatttaccaaccaaatggagagcaaaaataaataaataaataaaaagcaggagttgaaattctcgcatctgataaaatagattttaaagcaacaaagatatagtggtaaaaggataaatgcaacaataagagctaacaatcctaacacccagttacatagagacttagactccatgagacagaaaattaataaggatatccaggactctaactcagatccggaacaagtaaacttaataaatatttatagagctctccactttaaatacacaaaatatacattcttgtcaataccacatcacacctactcataggtttaaatgaaatattgattggccattattaatacccattttttagaataaagcaacatttccgttctccctctttttcttcctttcttcctctccttcattccttttttctctttccttctcttaaaaaaaaaaaaaaaaggataactgTAGGAGGCAAGtatcattatcaccattttatagatgaggaaatgagtTTAGTGTAAACAGGCATCTTATGTAGGTTTGTCTGATTTTAAAAGTCTCCCGGGTTCAGCCAGCAGATTATTACTTACTGAGAATCTGCTGTGTTAATACCATGTTGTTATTCCCTGCCTGTGGCTTTACTCTCTTATCATATGATGAACTATCTGTAGATACTGTACAGTTTCTTGCTTTTGTAAACTCATTCTTTCCCTAGCTAAATCCTACTCAGACATTCAGTTCAGACAGCTCTTCCAGGAATCCATTTCCGTACTTACCACTAATGTCTCCACCCCTACTTCATTGGTACCTGTCTTCTATGCCTCTGCTATGTTTGGAATATATCATTACATACAGCACAACAGATGATAATTCCCTGTGTTTGTATCCTCTACTGAATTGAATTACTGggcccatctcttaaaaacagtAATGTAGtatgtactcaataaataatatattgcaTGCTTAAATAAGTAGCTCTATCAAGAGTGTATAAGGCAAAGAAAGATCTCTGGCCTCTAGAGGTCATAGATGTCTTTGCATACCTGGAATAGTTATGTAGCAATGTAAGGCAGTACTCAGATGTGTGAGAATTACAAGATAAGACTAATTATGTAGGTAGAAGCCCAGAAATGGCGATGATCGATGTGAAGAGAGACACTCTTGGAAGAAGAGTAATTTCTTTTTGGAGGAGTAATTTATTTAGCCTTGAAGAGTAGATGTGATTTAGAAAAGGACATttcattcataaagaaaagagtgaTCAAAACTGTTGGATTGTTAATAGGCTCTTGAGACCTTTTTTTGGTTAAAGCAAGAAGTTTCATAGTGCAGTCTCCCCCAAATTAAGATCATGCTGCAACTGTTTgccttttcttaaatttcatGTATCATGAATATTTTCTCATGATTCAGGGACTTAATGGTTATACCATTTTGGATCTTATGGATTGAATATTGGACTCCTTTTGCCTTTAAATGT from Callithrix jacchus isolate 240 chromosome X, calJac240_pri, whole genome shotgun sequence carries:
- the OGT gene encoding UDP-N-acetylglucosamine--peptide N-acetylglucosaminyltransferase 110 kDa subunit isoform X2; the protein is MASSVGNVADSTGLAELAHREYQAGDFEAAERHCMQLWRQEPDNTGVLLLLSSIHFQCRRLDRSAHFSTLAIKQNPLLAEAYSNLGNVYKERGQLQEAIEHYRHALRLKPDFIDGYINLAAALVAAGDMEGAVQAYVSALQYNPDLYCVRSDLGNLLKALGRLEEAKACYLKAIETQPNFAVAWSNLGCVFNAQGEIWLAIHHFEKAVTLDPNFLDAYINLGNVLKEARIFDRAVAAYLRALSLSPNHAVVHGNLACVYYEQGLIDLAIDTYRRAIELQPHFPDAYCNLANALKEKGSVAEAEDCYNTALRLCPTHADSLNNLANIKREQGNIEEAVRLYRKALEVFPEFAAAHSNLASVLQQQGKLQEALMHYKEAIRISPTFADAYSNMGNTLKEMQDVQGALQCYTRAIQINPAFADAHSNLASIHKDSGNIPEAIASYRTALKLKPDFPDAYCNLAHCLQIVCDWTDYDERMKKLVSIVADQLEKNRLPSVHPHHSMLYPLSHGFRKAIAERHGNLCLDKINVLHKPPYEHPKDLKLSDGRLRVGYVSSDFGNHPTSHLMQSIPGMHNPDKFEVFCYALSPDDGTNFRVKVMAEANHFIDLSQIPCNGKAADRIHQDGIHILVNMNGYTKGARNELFALRPAPIQAMWLGYPGTSGALFMDYIITDQETSPAEVAEQYSEKLAYMPHTFFIGDHANMFPHLKKKAVIDFKSNGHIYDNRIVLNGIDLKAFLDSLPDVKIVKMKCPDGGDNADSSNTALNMPVIPMNTIAEAVIEMINRGQIQITINGFSISNGLATTQINNKAATGEEVPRTIIVTTRSQYGLPEDAIVYCNFNQLYKIDPSTLQMWANILKRVPNSVLWLLRFPAVGEPNIQQYAQNMGLPQNRIIFSPVAPKEEHVRRGQLADVCLDTPLCNGHTTGMDVLWAGTPMVTMPGETLASRVAASQLTCLGCLELIAKNRQEYEDIAVKLGTDLEYLKKIRGKVWKQRISSPLFNTKQYTMELERLYLQMWEHYAAGNKPDHMIKPVEVTESA
- the OGT gene encoding UDP-N-acetylglucosamine--peptide N-acetylglucosaminyltransferase 110 kDa subunit isoform X1, translated to MASSVGNVADSTEPTKRMLSFQGLAELAHREYQAGDFEAAERHCMQLWRQEPDNTGVLLLLSSIHFQCRRLDRSAHFSTLAIKQNPLLAEAYSNLGNVYKERGQLQEAIEHYRHALRLKPDFIDGYINLAAALVAAGDMEGAVQAYVSALQYNPDLYCVRSDLGNLLKALGRLEEAKACYLKAIETQPNFAVAWSNLGCVFNAQGEIWLAIHHFEKAVTLDPNFLDAYINLGNVLKEARIFDRAVAAYLRALSLSPNHAVVHGNLACVYYEQGLIDLAIDTYRRAIELQPHFPDAYCNLANALKEKGSVAEAEDCYNTALRLCPTHADSLNNLANIKREQGNIEEAVRLYRKALEVFPEFAAAHSNLASVLQQQGKLQEALMHYKEAIRISPTFADAYSNMGNTLKEMQDVQGALQCYTRAIQINPAFADAHSNLASIHKDSGNIPEAIASYRTALKLKPDFPDAYCNLAHCLQIVCDWTDYDERMKKLVSIVADQLEKNRLPSVHPHHSMLYPLSHGFRKAIAERHGNLCLDKINVLHKPPYEHPKDLKLSDGRLRVGYVSSDFGNHPTSHLMQSIPGMHNPDKFEVFCYALSPDDGTNFRVKVMAEANHFIDLSQIPCNGKAADRIHQDGIHILVNMNGYTKGARNELFALRPAPIQAMWLGYPGTSGALFMDYIITDQETSPAEVAEQYSEKLAYMPHTFFIGDHANMFPHLKKKAVIDFKSNGHIYDNRIVLNGIDLKAFLDSLPDVKIVKMKCPDGGDNADSSNTALNMPVIPMNTIAEAVIEMINRGQIQITINGFSISNGLATTQINNKAATGEEVPRTIIVTTRSQYGLPEDAIVYCNFNQLYKIDPSTLQMWANILKRVPNSVLWLLRFPAVGEPNIQQYAQNMGLPQNRIIFSPVAPKEEHVRRGQLADVCLDTPLCNGHTTGMDVLWAGTPMVTMPGETLASRVAASQLTCLGCLELIAKNRQEYEDIAVKLGTDLEYLKKIRGKVWKQRISSPLFNTKQYTMELERLYLQMWEHYAAGNKPDHMIKPVEVTESA